The proteins below come from a single Pichia kudriavzevii chromosome 2, complete sequence genomic window:
- a CDS encoding uncharacterized protein (PKUD0B00500; similar to Saccharomyces cerevisiae YDR239C; ancestral locus Anc_8.463), producing MSDKKKNRLSIYNLFGKAPSPEPSAKPQKRKSRPTPYSKINRLSYVLPNDASLKKADYSSIPKLPKNDNKLNPSNRNLEVANKSSKSTSPSPSNNNNNLKISSTVTPPAKESLPLVNSNYNIDSSKENEIHSLGQIPNTPSKANNVGSTSSLSSSIYPNDSSSKNLSNSTLPDFARKSSSIYPESMFSPERRNTQKLGNLRSSQSVKRTDLLRKRKPPPTLSLNTESVSENLEPTSRIKAEENEILSDSSLKSSESEFSPLKLMPIISNSSEQNQHKNLLSSDTKLDPANNVMFAPSSMDYDPPKFQSPESNDLNTNNHKHSRTLSSIEEITSALETFQREQERSFLHNNDRMESINGQIEDHSSEIYNTSQTSDKLTFDHDESLNLESCEHEDYPENSEELLDDESMNKQTKHYDPEGMGGGGLFMKVKDLPSLETGESLPEYIEKLKCTKLNIPEDNKEDFSIELTKPKTLGSDYSSSFEIFYDVPESNSKSSQVTPVLSANQQFEEIARKNEETEDTTKENLSTSVEGEGNAPTEVHSSAADEEGVNDETEGRVSLADVNLVRPVDEYSESSSRSREENSKTHFSTEKMVDHRESVSTETVDDEYGVENWKRYSTETDFFPNVEELKDDMSFSEVSKTSEDQVMITPTEEIAQRELDLDDEIENSFNEMKISDHCANGEAVHAERNGSINDLYPTYTRESDSVEADKDTSKSNNFHTYANFDRSPLLSLDASSSDDVEGDNEGFDSDALQFSPKTTEVPLYRHNSMLAKGVLAENKDITTSASSRFKGKGGLHVMNEDRVSPSVSGSLSFGSSEHKSETAISDDHYSGSYAHELEYSDRIVAPIPDFNSGTSSIDEESQDAVGDFDSEHNFEPILTYDRREDLQVAPIQHSQLTASTPPVPGATHKSKNRRPPPVYPSAGRRPRGLSESTANPELFKNGISKPAEFLDRDKVAEKNADFNEEKSSHDEVQSEGVIKKGEKCSYIETLRQKKGKTNIKSNPSPQILPISIKQNGTISHKKIPSQQLRMSNKGRAFRHGHVTVKPRTRLLASEIDDGELPDATLFHSSQKTKVPVHPDADVIAASERFTQLAKQNSRNNGDLGRINSVLSVRPHYGTGMTLFVANPDSDDE from the coding sequence ATGTCggacaagaagaaaaataggCTTTCTATCTACAATCTTTTCGGAAAAGCCCCTTCACCAGAGCCTTCTGCAAAACCgcaaaaaagaaaatcacGTCCAACTCcttattcaaaaataaataggTTGTCATATGTCCTCCCTAATGATGCGAGCTTGAAGAAGGCAGACTACTCATCCATTCCAAAGCTCCCaaaaaatgacaataaaCTAAACCCATCAAATAGAAATCTAGAAGTAGCAAATAAAAGTTCCAAATCAACATCCCCTAGTCCGTctaataataacaacaatctaaaaatatcatcaacGGTAACGCCTCCAGCTAAAGAATCATTACCCTTGGTGAATAGCAATTACAATATTGATTCATCCAAAGAGAATGAAATTCACTCTTTAGGGCAAATACCAAACACACCGTCTAAAGCCAACAACGTCGGAAGTACGTCGAGTCTTTCGTCATCGATTTATCCCAAtgattcatcatctaaaAATTTAAGCAATTCTACACTACCTGATTTTGCCAgaaaatcatcatctaTTTATCCAGAATCAATGTTTTCTCCAGAAAGGCGAAATACACAAAAGCTTGGTAATTTAAGGTCTAGTCAAAGCGTTAAAAGGACAGATTTACTAAGGAAACGTAAGCCGCCTCCAACACTGTCGCTAAACACAGAGTCTGTTTCTGAGAATTTGGAGCCCACAAGTAGGATCAAAgcagaagaaaatgagatTTTGTCTGATAGCTCATTAAAAAGCTCAGAAAGTGAATTTTCACCTCTTAAGTTAATGCctataatttcaaattcctctgagcaaaatcaacataaaAACCTATTATCCTCGGATACAAAGCTAGATCCGGCAAATAATGTTATGTTTGCCCCTTCTAGTATGGATTATGATCCACCCAAATTTCAAAGTCCAGAAAGTAATGACTTAAATACGAACAATCATAAACATTCGAGAACATTATCAagcattgaagaaataacAAGTGCTTTAGAAACTTTCCAAAGGGAACAAGAGCGATCATTTCTACATAACAATGATAGAATGGAATCAATCAATGGGCAAATTGAAGATCATAGTAGTGAAATATACAACACGAGCCAAACTAGCGATAAGCTTACCTTCGACCATGATGAGTCTTTAAATCTTGAGAGTTGTGAGCATGAGGATTACCCTGAAAATTCTGAAGAGCTTTTAGATGACGAATCAAtgaataaacaaacaaaacattatGATCCTGAAGGAATGGGTGGTGGCGGTCTGTTTATGAAAGTTAAAGATCTTCCATCATTAGAAACTGGAGAAAGTTTGCCTGAGTATATCGAAAAGTTAAAGTGTACTAAGCTCAATATACCCGAAGATaataaagaagattttTCCATTGAGTTGACCAAACCTAAAACCTTGGGTTCCGACTACTCCAGCTCTTTTGAGATTTTTTATGATGTGCCAGAGAGTAACTCAAAATCCTCACAGGTTACTCCTGTCCTTTCGGCAAACCAACAATTCGAAGAAATAGCTAGAAAAAATGAGGAAACTGAAGACACaactaaagaaaatctATCAACTTCAGTAGAAGGGGAAGGCAACGCTCCTACAGAGGTGCACTCCTCTGCCgctgatgaagaaggagTCAATGATGAAACTGAAGGCCGCGTTTCTCTTGCTGATGTAAACTTGGTACGTCCAGTGGATGAATATTCTGAATCCTCTTCCAGAAgtagagaagaaaatagcAAAACTCACTTTTCTACTGAAAAGATGGTCGACCACAGGGAGTCTGTATCTACAGAAAcagttgatgatgaatatGGAGTAGAAAATTGGAAGCGATATAGCACTGAAACTGACTTTTTCCCCAATGTCgaagaattgaaagacGATATGAGTTTTTCTGAAGTCTCAAAAACTTCAGAGGATCAGGTTATGATAACACCAACCGAAGAGATAGCTCAAAGGGAACTCgatttggatgatgaaattgaaaacagcTTTaatgaaatgaaaatttcCGATCACTGTGCGAATGGTGAGGCAGTTCATGCAGAAAGAAACGGTAGCATTAACGATTTGTATCCAACTTACACAAGAGAGTCTGATAGTGTAGAGGCTGACAAAGATACTAGTAAGAGTAATAACTTCCACACCTATGCCAATTTTGACCGTTCCCCACTGCTCTCTCTAGACGCCTCCTCATCTGATGATGTTGAGGGAGATAATGAAGGGTTCGACAGTGATGCCCTACAATTTTCACCGAAAACAACCGAAGTTCCATTATACAGACACAACTCAATGCTAGCAAAAGGCGTTTTAGCAGAAAACAAGGACATAACTACTTCGGCAAGTTCCCGCTTTAAAGGGAAAGGTGGTTTGCATGTGATGAACGAAGATAGAGTGAGTCCATCTGTTTCAGGAAGTTTAAGTTTTGGGTCTAGTGAACATAAAAGCGAAACTGCTATCTCTGATGATCACTACAGTGGAAGTTATGCCCACGAACTCGAGTATTCGGATAGAATTGTTGCACCTATTCCTGATTTTAATTCAGGTACTTCGTCTATAGATGAAGAATCTCAAGATGCTGTAGGGGACTTCGACTCGGAGCATAATTTTGAGCCTATTCTGACATATGACAGGAGGGAAGATTTACAAGTAGCCCCTATTCAACACTCCCAGTTAACTGCTTCTACACCACCTGTTCCAGGGGCTACCcataaatcaaaaaatagaCGGCCGCCCCCTGTATATCCATCTGCTGGAAGAAGGCCTCGAGGACTATCCGAAAGTACGGCCAACCCAGAGCTTTTCAAGAATGGTATCAGTAAACCAGCTGAATTTTTAGACAGAGATAAAGTAGCGGAAAAGAATGCCGATTTCAATGAAGAGAAGAGCTCTCATGATGAAGTCCAAAGCGAAGGTGTCATCAAAAAGGGAGAGAAGTGTAGCTACATAGAAACTCTCAGACagaaaaagggaaaaacCAACATCAAATCCAATCCTTCACCTCAGATACTGCCAATTtcaatcaaacaaaatggaACAATCTCTCATAAGAAAATACCCTCTCAGCAGTTACGAATGTCCAACAAAGGTAGAGCCTTCCGTCATGGACATGTCACTGTTAAACCGAGAACGAGACTGCTGGCTAGCGAAATTGACGATGGCGAATTGCCTGATGCCACATTATTCCACTCATCCCAAAAAACCAAAGTTCCAGTTCATCCAGATGCAGATGTAATTGCCGCTTCAGAACGTTTCACGCAACTTGCAAAGCAGAATTCTCGCAATAACGGAGATTTAGGACGTATAAATAGTGTTCTTAGTGTCAGACCCCATTACGGAACTGGCATGACATTGTTTGTCGCCAATCCTGACAGCGACGACGAATAG
- a CDS encoding uncharacterized protein (PKUD0B00520; similar to Saccharomyces cerevisiae YPR114W; ancestral locus Anc_3.437), with translation MQALYQFREKYSYDDPLAWMKPFVDEHIVPHVPQKFQNTEIVKENLHTLIFGITLYTTIFQFSKLIFMFPTISNALKSKKNRLDGSVRVVSFIQAIIICVLGIPVFKNEHLSKDHVFASTPYARFYASMALSYFIWDTVISTIYVNLFGVGFLVHGIVSTIVFGIAVEKNFILYYSAAFLLFEISTPFLDIRWVGLKFKVLPDFVKLLNNIILILIFFFVRICWGWYQVIKLAKDRYVASDEPGFTTFGACVILGCNFVLDVLNVFWFSKMMTVAVVTIKQMVGFSKKADDEKLKLM, from the coding sequence ATGCAAGCCCTTTACCAGTTTAGGGAAAAGTACTCGTACGATGATCCTTTGGCTTGGATGAAGCCTTTTGTTGACGAACATATCGTTCCACATGTTCCGCAGAAGTTCCAAAATACCGAAATTGTTAAGGAAAACTTGCACACTCTAATATTTGGAATCACTCTCTATACTACTATATTTCAGTTCTCGAAACTCATCTTTATGTTCCCGACTATTTCAAATGCGTTGAAATCGAAAAAGAACAGGCTGGACGGGTCTGTTAGAGTTGTTTCCTTTATCCAAGCAATTATAATTTGTGTTTTGGGTATACCAGTATTCAAGAATGAACACTTATCCAAGGATCATGTATTTGCATCAACACCATACGCCAGATTTTATGCAAGTATGGCATTGAGCTACTTTATCTGGGATACTGTCATCTCTACTATCTACGTTAACTTGTTTGGAGTCGGATTTTTGGTACACGGTATCGTCTCCACTATTGTGTTTGGCATTgctgttgaaaaaaacttcattCTGTATTACTCAGCAGCATTTctattatttgaaatttcaactCCCTTCTTGGATATAAGATGGGttggtttgaaatttaaaGTGTTGCCTGATTTTGTCAAACTGCTAAACAATATAATTCTAAttctgattttcttttttgttagAATCTGCTGGGGATGGTATCAAGTTATAAAACTAGCTAAGGATCGATATGTGGCCAGTGATGAGCCAGGCTTTACCACATTCGGTGCGTGTGTTATTTTGGGTTGCAACTTTGTCTTGGATGTTTTAAATGTCTTTTGGTTCAGTAAAATGATGACTGTTGCTGTTGTCACAATTAAGCAAATGGTAGGCTTCTCAAAAAAGGCAGACgatgaaaaactgaaattaATGTAA
- a CDS encoding uncharacterized protein (PKUD0B00490; Pfam Domains: Mito_carr(2.8e-65)), with product MEFMISPNSMLDPVRHFTLSIGSLNCPLPLYQLLELSGCLEMSDNKAAHTRPTENNKKHPPRYAGFIAGVFSGVMKNAVGHPFDSVKVRLQTSSGRFTGPLDCTLKTLRNEGVQGLYKGFTPPLVGWVLMDSVMLGSLTVYRRLVKENIYPDEKKMPLFGHCLAGLLSGWTVSFVAAPIETLKARLQVQYDAKSKIYSGPIDCLIKLWKHDGIRTLYKGLIPTMIFRTNFIVWWGSYEIITNYFTEHTNLSKAATNFWAGGLSATCFWITAYPADVVKNVIMIDGVSNPRFHKYSDAVKYVYRERGGLRGFTKGFLPSILRSFPANAAALAAFEFVMRLF from the coding sequence ATGGAGTTTATGATTTCACCAAATTCCATGCTTGATCCAGTTAGGCACTTTACTCTTTCAATCGGTTCCTTGAATTGCCCTCTCCCACTGTATCAATTGCTGGAACTGAGTGGATGTCTTGAGATGTCGGATAATAAAGCAGCTCATACAAGACCAAcagaaaataacaaaaaacatCCGCCTAGATACGCTGGATTTATAGCTGGTGTGTTCTCTGGAGTGATGAAGAATGCAGTTGGTCACCCTTTTGATTCAGTTAAAGTCCGTTTGCAGACATCCTCTGGTAGATTTACGGGTCCATTAGATTGTACCTTGAAGACTTTGAGGAATGAAGGTGTCCAAGGTCTTTATAAAGGCTTTACACCGCCATTGGTTGGATGGGTTTTAATGGATTCTGTGATGCTTGGTTCATTGACCGTTTATAGGAGGTTGGTTAAGGAGAATATCTATCCAGACGAGAAAAAGATGCCCCTTTTTGGCCACTGTCTTGCCGGCTTGCTATCAGGATGGACTGTTTCGTTTGTTGCTGCGCCTATTGAAACGTTGAAGGCAAGATTACAGGTTCAATACGACGCAAAGAGCAAAATATATTCCGGACCAATCGACTGCTTGATAAAGTTGTGGAAACACGATGGTATCAGAACACTCTATAAAGGGCTGATACCGACCATGATCTTTAGGACGAATTTCATTGTCTGGTGGGGTTCATATGAGATAATTACAAATTATTTCACAGAGCATACCAACCTAAGTAAGGCGGCTACAAACTTTTGGGCAGGCGGACTGAGTGCCACATGTTTTTGGATCACTGCTTACCCTGCAGATGTTGTTAAGAATGTCATCATGATTGATGGTGTCTCGAATCCTAGGTTCCACAAGTATTCAGATGCAGTTAAATATGTTTATCGTGAAAGAGGGGGTCTTAGGGGTTTCACTAAGGGGTTCTTACCCAGTATATTGAGAAGCTTCCCTGCTAATGCTGCCGCTCTAGCtgcttttgaatttgtaaTGAGATTGTTTTAG
- a CDS encoding uncharacterized protein (PKUD0B00510; similar to Saccharomyces cerevisiae YDR238C (SEC26); ancestral locus Anc_8.462), producing the protein MRNILITMINSDPMPELLMHIIRYVMPSKDKKLKKLLYFYWEICEKYDSEGKLRHEMILVCNAIQRDLQHPNEFIRGNTLRFLNKLKEPELLETLVPNCRSCLEHRHAYVRKNAVFAIYSIYKVSDHLIPDAPELILDFLNIENDATCRRNAFVCLSQLNREASLLYIQEQQLESLDPLIQLAIIEFIRKDALQHNELRQQYLQIVTALLDFGNTAVAYEAATTLSVLSSSPASVKNAANKFVELAIKESDINVKLIALERISELHSENEGVLDDVCLDILKVLSSPSVDVRNKAIEIGLKLVSSKNVEDVIKLLKKELQRTTNSNEDKTTEYRQALISAIHSIAIKFHEIASSVVDLLLEFIGELNTSAATEVITFVKQVIDKYPDLRSNIINRLLVSLSNVKSGKVYRGSLWILGEYCIEEPDVQATWKHIRTNIGEIPILGAEKKANGFEAEEDDLEAKSENRSATKPKVLADGTYATESAYDEPKKDSTVASSKHYKTPIRSFILDGDFYLASVLASTLVKLLLRLNKLSGRKDLLNALKAEAMLIMVSILRVGESSFVKKKIDEDSSERIMSCIRFLSEEETNVKLLEDAFLDSTIEAFHQQVDGQVEAEIEKLSSTHLNAEQVDDPIAFRQFSNKDAKVIGDDEKELMAVQGGSTQKEDLSSRLNKIVQLTGFSDPVYAEAYVKVHQFDVTLDVLIVNQTTTTLRNLSVEFAALGDLKVIDKPSSSNIPPHGFHRTQTTVKVSSADTGVIFGNIVYDGQHADQSTIVILSDVHIDILDYIKPATCTEAQFRKMWNEFEWENKISVNSSLPTLKEYLDELLKSTNMNNLTPGSIIGDCQFLSANLYSRSTFGEDALANLCIEKSVDGPIVGHVRIRSKGQGLALSLGDKVAAVARKNSNIAVTEV; encoded by the coding sequence ATGAGGAACATTTTGATCACAATGATCAATTCCGATCCCATGCCTGAACTTTTGATGCACATCATTAGATATGTGATGCCTTCCAAAGATAAGAAACTAAAGAAGCTATTATACTTTTACTGGGAAATTTGTGAAAAGTATGACTCGGAAGGGAAGCTTAGACATGaaatgattttggtttGTAACGCTATTCAAAGAGATTTACAACATCCTAATGAATTTATCAGGGGTAATACATTGAGATTTTTGAACAAGCTGAAGGAGCCAGAATTGTTGGAAACGTTGGTTCCAAATTGTCGATCCTGCTTAGAACATCGTCACGCTTACGTTAGAAAGAATGCTGTTTTTGCAATTTACTCCATCTATAAAGTCTCTGATCATTTGATTCCAGATGCTCCTGAATtaattcttgatttcctcaatattgaaaacgATGCTACTTGTAGAAGAAATGCCTTTGTTTGTTTGAGTCAGTTGAATAGAGAAGCTTCTTTGTTGTATATTCAAGAACAACAGTTGGAATCTTTAGATCCATTGATTCAACTAgcaatcattgaatttattcGTAAAGATGCGTTACAACACAATGAATTAAGACAGCAATACTTACAGATTGTCACCGCATTACTCGACTTTGGTAATACGGCTGTTGCCTATGAAGCAGCCACTACATTAAGTGTGCTGAGCTCTTCCCCTGCTTCAGTTAAAAATGCAGCTAATAAGTTTGTTGAGTTGGCTATCAAGGAGTCAGATATTAACGTCAAATTGATTGCGCTGGAAAGAATCAGTGAATTGCATTCTGAAAATGAGGGGGTTCTAGACGATGTTTGTTTGGATATCTTGAAAGTATTATCTTCCCCATCCGTTGATGTTAGAAATAAAGCCATTGAAATTGGTTTGAAACttgtttcatcaaaaaatgTTGAGGATGTTatcaaattgttgaaaaaggaGTTGCAAAGAACCACAAACTCCAATGAGGATAAAACAACTGAATACAGACAAGCTCTAATCAGTGCAATTCATTCTATTGCAATCAAGTTTCATGAGATTGCCTCCTCTGTTGTTGACTTACTATTGGAATTCATTGGGGAATTGAACACATCGGCAGCCACTGAAGTGATAACTTTTGTTAAACAGGTAATTGATAAATACCCAGACTTAAGAAGtaacatcatcaatagaCTATTGGTTTCCTTATCTAATGTAAAATCAGGGAAAGTGTATAGAGGCTCTCTCTGGATCCTAGGTGAATACTGCATTGAAGAACCCGACGTTCAGGCTACTTGGAAACACATCAGAACTAATATTGGTGAGATTCCTATACTTGGagcagaaaaaaaagcaaatgGGTTTGAAGCTGAAGAGGATGATCTTGAGGCTAAGAGTGAAAATAGAAGTgcaacaaaaccaaaagtCCTAGCTGATGGTACTTATGCAACAGAAAGTGCATATGATGAGCCAAAGAAGGATAGCACAGTCGCATCTTCCAAGCACTATAAAACCCCAATTAGAAGTTTCATTTTAGATGGTGATTTTTATTTGGCCTCTGTTTTGGCATCAACATTAGTCAAATTATTACTGAGACTAAACAAACTTTCAGGTAGAAAAGATTTATTGAACGCCTTAAAAGCCGAAGCTATGCTTATAATGGTTTCTATTCTAAGAGTTGGTGAGTCCTCCTTtgttaaaaagaaaattgatgaagattcaTCTGAGAGAATCATGTCCTGTATTAGGTTTTTATCTGAAGAGGAAACCAATGTTAAACTGCTTGAAGATGCATTTTTGGACAGTACCATCGAAGCCTTCCACCAGCAAGTTGATGGTCAGGTCGAAGCAGAAATCGAAAAACTGAGCTCTACACATCTAAATGCAgaacaagttgatgatCCTATTGCTTTCAGACAGTTCAGTAATAAGGATGCTAAAGTCATTGGggatgatgaaaaggagCTGATGGCCGTTCAAGGCGGATCTACTCAAAAGGAAGATTTGTCTTCCAGGTTGAACAAGATTGTTCAGTTAACTGGTTTCTCTGATCCTGTTTATGCAGAGGCATATGTTAAAGTTCACCAATTTGATGTCACTTTGGATGTTCTGATTGTCAACCAAACTACGACTACATTGCGTAACCTAAGTGTAGAATTTGCAGCACTTGGTGACTTGAAGGTCATTGATAAACCATCTTCCAGTAACATTCCTCCACATGGCTTCCATAGGACACAAACTACTGTTAAGGTTTCAAGTGCGGATACCGGTGTGATTTTTGGTAACATTGTATACGATGGTCAGCACGCTGACCAGAGTACAATTGTTATTTTGAGTGACGTCCATATTGATATCTTGGACTACATCAAGCCAGCTACCTGTACAGAAGCTCAATTTAGAAAGATGTGGAACGAGTTTGAATGGGAGAACAAAATTAGTGTTAACTCTTCTTTGCCTACTCTAAAGGAATACTTGGAcgaattgttgaagagcACCAATATGAATAACCTAACCCCAGGCTCGATCATTGGTGATTGCCAATTTTTGTCTGCTAATCTTTATTCTCGATCTACATTTGGTGAAGATGCGCTTGCTAACTTGTGTATTGAAAAAAGCGTAGACGGTCCTATTGTTGGACATGTGAGAATCAGGTCCAAGGGACAAGGACTTGCCCTCAGTCTGGGTGATAAAGTTGCTGCGGTTGCAAGAAAGAACAGCAATATAGCTGTCACAGAAGTATAA
- a CDS encoding uncharacterized protein (PKUD0B00530; similar to Saccharomyces cerevisiae YDR236C (FMN1); ancestral locus Anc_8.459), with protein sequence MVRPEVHIPDSPESPYPIYIERTEVIPGFGRGSTDLGFPTANINVANNKLLTDINPGVYFGYAKLYKSDKLKNGIKDVEVERVDRKSSVVLNYGRHLQDEELEILPMVMSLGWNPYYGNKEKTCEIYIIHKFSDSFYGADMSAVICGYLRPELNYEGIDALKKDIQLDVDIGLQNLKKEGYLKCKYLLN encoded by the coding sequence ATGGTCAGACCGGAAGTCCATATTCCAGACTCACCAGAGAGTCCATATCCAATTTACATTGAAAGAACAGAGGTCATTCCTGGATTTGGCCGTGGATCTACCGATTTAGGATTTCCAACAGCCAACATCAATGTGGCTAATAACAAGCTCTTGACCGATATCAATCCCGGTGTCTATTTTGGTTATGCTAAACTATATAAATCtgataaattgaagaatggAATCAAGgatgttgaagttgaaagagTGGATAGAAAGTCGTCAGTTGTTTTAAATTATGGTCGTCATTTACAAGAtgaagaacttgaaattTTACCAATGGTTATGTCACTCGGCTGGAACCCATATTATGGAAATAAGGAGAAAACATGCGAAATATATATCATTCATAAGTTTTCTGACAGCTTCTATGGTGCTGATATGTCTGCCGTTATTTGTGGATACCTCCGACCTGAACTTAACTACGAAGGAATTGATGCGTTGAAGAAGGACATCCAACTTGATGTGGATATTGGCCTACAAAACCTCAAGAAAGAAGGATACTTGAAATGCAAGTATCTTTTGAACTAG
- a CDS encoding uncharacterized protein (PKUD0B00480; similar to Saccharomyces cerevisiae YPL111W (CAR1); ancestral locus Anc_8.600), translating into MSSPVYNHTNNKRLTLIKAPFSGGQGKGGVEDGPAKLIEFGLLKDIEALGWEYTVEDPLSDFDTEEMKADKSDVFGNCKRPSMVSKCCEKIYKSVSDAYATKSFPLTVGGDHAIGMSTISAFIHNNPDGGIIWVDAHADINTPSTTESGNLHGCPVAFAMGLEIETWPPHFKWLAELSNFVKPEQITYIGLRDVDAGEKKILRDLGITAFSMYHVDKYGINEVVQRAMKAVCPTGKTPIHLSYDVDGIDPMYVVATGTPVRGGLTLREGLFLVEEIAQSGNLAGVDIVEVNPALASTEMHIVDTVNTGLSIARCALGDTLL; encoded by the coding sequence aTGTCAAGCCCAGTCTATAACCACACAAACAATAAAAGACTAACCCTTATTAAGGCGCCATTCTCTGGTGGTCAAGGTAAAGGTGGTGTTGAAGATGGTCCTGCtaaattgattgaatttGGCCTGCTAAAGGATATAGAAGCCCTTGGATGGGAGTATACTGTTGAAGATCCACTGTCGGATTTCGATactgaagaaatgaagGCAGATAAAAGTGACGTTTTCGGGAACTGTAAGAGACCAAGTATGGTTTCCAAGTGTTGTGAAAAGATCTACAAATCTGTCTCAGATGCATATGCTACAAAGAGCTTCCCATTAACAGTTGGTGGTGACCATGCAATTGGTATGTCGACCATCTCTGCATTTATCCACAACAACCCGGACGGTGGTATCATCTGGGTGGATGCCCACGCAGATATTAACACTCCAAGCACGACTGAATCGGGTAACTTGCACGGGTGTCCTGTAGCCTTTGCAATGGGCttagaaattgaaacttgGCCTCCACACTTTAAGTGGTTGGCGGAGCTCTCAAACTTTGTCAAGCCAGAACAGATCACATATATCGGTCTCAGAGACGTTGACGCCGGCGAAAAGAAAATCCTTAGAGACCTCGGTATAActgcattttcaatgtaCCATGTCGATAAGTATGGTATTAATGAAGTCGTCCAAAGGGCGATGAAGGCTGTCTGTCCAACAGGTAAAACCCCTATCCATTTGAGTTACGACGTCGATGGTATTGATCCAATGTACGTTGTAGCAACCGGTACCCCTGTCAGAGGAGGACTCACTCTAAGAGAAGGTTTGttccttgttgaagaaattgccCAATCCGGTAATTTGGCTGGTGTTGATATCGTCGAAGTCAACCCTGCACTAGCGTCAACAGAAATGCATATCGTCGATACCGTTAACACAGGTCTCTCTATTGCCAGATGTGCCTTAGGCGATACGTTGTTATAa